The Mesotoga sp. UBA6090 genome has a window encoding:
- a CDS encoding N-acetyl sugar amidotransferase translates to MGVKICSRCVMDNESDKTIEFLSDGTCNYCNYALSRKDQVYFPNSEGERKLELMINNLKREGKGKEFDCLMGLSGGLDSSFLAYLGSTKWDLRILAVHIDDGFDTEIAKSNIKRLCEKCKIQLMIEKPDETQYVDLLRSFIRAGVPGIAIPQDNVLLASLRRYAKRLHLKNYLSGANFSLESILQRGNGHTAADSVHIRAIHKEYGEAALNSLPLISIFQRYIGQKYIDRINTYRPLDFIEYNRDQAIRELESEMGFNYYGGKHYESVFTKFVQVYYLPKKFRVDKRKSHFSSLIISGQMTRERALEELKKPLYDELQMEQDICNILQKIGMSRVEFDRIMKEPAKSHSDYPVSRLARFAGLARKYRHVLSD, encoded by the coding sequence TTACTGCAATTACGCATTATCAAGAAAAGATCAGGTTTACTTCCCAAACTCAGAAGGTGAGAGAAAACTCGAGCTCATGATTAATAACCTTAAAAGAGAAGGCAAGGGGAAAGAATTCGATTGCTTGATGGGTTTGTCAGGAGGGCTAGATTCTTCATTTCTAGCTTATTTGGGTTCTACTAAGTGGGATTTAAGAATCTTGGCAGTGCATATAGATGATGGTTTTGATACGGAAATTGCGAAAAGCAATATCAAGAGACTCTGTGAAAAATGCAAGATCCAGCTAATGATAGAAAAACCTGATGAAACTCAGTATGTGGACCTATTGAGATCATTCATTCGAGCTGGCGTCCCTGGAATCGCGATTCCTCAAGACAATGTGCTCTTAGCTTCTCTAAGAAGATATGCAAAACGCTTGCATCTGAAAAACTACCTTTCTGGAGCTAATTTCTCACTTGAATCAATCCTACAAAGAGGAAATGGACATACAGCAGCTGACAGTGTGCATATTCGTGCAATACACAAAGAATATGGTGAGGCTGCACTGAATTCGTTACCCCTAATAAGCATTTTTCAGAGATACATTGGTCAAAAATACATCGATCGAATAAATACATATCGTCCTCTTGATTTCATTGAATACAACAGAGATCAAGCAATTAGAGAGCTTGAGAGTGAAATGGGATTCAATTATTATGGAGGAAAGCACTATGAATCAGTTTTCACGAAGTTTGTCCAAGTTTACTATTTGCCTAAGAAATTTCGCGTTGATAAGAGAAAGTCGCATTTTTCGAGTTTAATCATATCTGGCCAGATGACAAGGGAAAGGGCTTTAGAAGAACTGAAGAAACCTCTATATGATGAGTTACAGATGGAGCAAGATATCTGCAATATTCTCCAGAAAATTGGGATGTCCAGAGTTGAGTTCGATAGGATCATGAAAGAACCAGCTAAGTCACATAGCGATTATCCCGTTTCAAGGCTAGCAAGATTCGCAGGCTTAGCAAGGAAATATAGACATGTGTTATCTGACTAA